The Methanohalophilus portucalensis genome window below encodes:
- a CDS encoding methylamine methyltransferase corrinoid protein reductive activase yields MYGIALDLGTSGFRAQLIDLDTKDVLKTAITMRHPLPGGNVMDHLDFSIQVGPDISHEIMMDTVKKIIERFDVDPADIRRIAICGNPIQLSIFQNIEIRDLAYAGKNKQKKLGVENVVRDARVFDASEIFDGVIPLPNCEIIVPPAIKHEIGADALAMMIMTDFYEQERPSLVTDYGTNAEMALKIGEKIITGSAAAGPAIEGQGISCGMLASPGAISDVNPEGDYWRITILDEDMSPRKAHLIDPTTGDIKEASDLIAKGITGTGVIASISVALDTGLIKKLPNLPNGKIILADGVEIYDRDIEEAGKAIGAIRAAHLTLLVEAGLAYEDLDYMYMSGATGAYIDADKARILGSCPNFSKSIVQFGNTSISLARELVFDGGRLENVKEVANRIKADHLMMAESKTFSNFYVCELSYWTQGMPIETYNQMLEMYGLPTLPEPYKDPVIEKRVIKDIDEVGKEGLEVVKNLGIVIEEEAPDCILCRKCEEECPEDAIIALEEGGKKYVHYDSEKCLGTSCHRCVAICPVDAIHYIDIDIKTI; encoded by the coding sequence ATGTATGGTATTGCTCTAGATTTGGGAACAAGTGGTTTTCGGGCACAATTGATTGATCTTGATACGAAGGATGTTTTAAAGACTGCTATTACAATGCGCCATCCACTGCCGGGCGGAAATGTGATGGATCATCTGGATTTTTCTATTCAGGTAGGTCCCGATATTTCACATGAAATAATGATGGATACGGTAAAGAAAATAATCGAAAGATTTGATGTTGACCCGGCAGATATCAGACGTATTGCTATATGTGGAAATCCTATACAGCTTTCAATTTTCCAGAACATTGAGATCCGCGACCTGGCTTATGCAGGTAAAAACAAACAAAAAAAGCTTGGTGTCGAAAATGTGGTGCGTGATGCCCGGGTTTTCGATGCCTCAGAGATATTTGATGGTGTGATTCCCCTTCCAAATTGCGAAATCATAGTCCCTCCCGCAATCAAACATGAAATTGGTGCCGATGCACTGGCAATGATGATTATGACCGATTTCTATGAACAGGAAAGACCTTCTCTTGTAACGGATTATGGTACAAATGCAGAAATGGCACTTAAAATAGGGGAAAAGATTATTACTGGCAGTGCAGCTGCAGGTCCTGCAATTGAGGGCCAGGGTATATCCTGTGGTATGCTTGCAAGTCCCGGTGCAATATCCGACGTAAATCCTGAGGGTGATTATTGGAGAATTACGATTTTGGATGAAGATATGTCTCCCCGTAAAGCCCATCTGATTGACCCGACTACCGGTGACATAAAAGAAGCCAGTGACCTGATTGCAAAAGGTATTACCGGTACGGGTGTAATTGCGTCAATTTCTGTTGCCCTGGATACTGGATTAATCAAGAAACTTCCAAATCTACCCAACGGTAAAATTATCCTGGCTGATGGTGTGGAAATTTATGACAGGGATATTGAAGAAGCAGGCAAAGCTATCGGTGCGATACGTGCTGCACACCTGACTTTACTTGTTGAAGCAGGTCTTGCCTATGAAGACCTTGATTATATGTATATGTCCGGTGCAACAGGTGCATATATTGATGCGGACAAAGCCAGAATACTGGGTTCCTGCCCAAACTTTTCCAAATCAATAGTGCAATTTGGTAACACTTCAATCTCCCTTGCAAGGGAACTTGTATTTGATGGAGGTCGTCTTGAGAATGTTAAGGAAGTAGCCAACAGAATAAAGGCCGATCATTTGATGATGGCAGAAAGCAAAACGTTCTCGAACTTCTATGTTTGTGAACTTTCCTACTGGACACAGGGAATGCCCATTGAAACATACAATCAGATGCTTGAAATGTATGGTCTTCCAACATTACCTGAGCCTTATAAGGATCCTGTAATTGAAAAAAGGGTCATAAAGGATATTGATGAAGTAGGCAAAGAAGGCCTTGAAGTTGTGAAAAATCTGGGTATCGTAATAGAAGAGGAGGCTCCGGATTGCATTCTTTGCCGTAAGTGTGAAGAGGAATGCCCTGAAGATGCTATTATAGCGCTGGAAGAAGGCGGTAAGAAATATGTGCATTATGATAGTGAAAAATGCCTTGGAACTTCCTGCCATCGCTGTGTTGCAATTTGTCCGGTGGACGCAATTCATTACATAGACATTGATATCAAAACAATCTGA